A region of Myxococcus stipitatus DSM 14675 DNA encodes the following proteins:
- a CDS encoding DUF1501 domain-containing protein, translating to MKLSRRNLFQAALGAAQVGLLARYGFPAASAQVGRHRPTKLLAIWLDGGLHWETYFSPMTRAGINKYIPLPTGGYLPWGFVPEQVENYDRSPVDLDAPGVVRKLRGPVAWNWDNPKDTSGIHPGSQGQHRYRPYGYAWANPKYKLYEKAALLVGADQGTAAHQSGIIASMSGVAGATFRAPAVHGVIANAMYKRFPDRPIPSVNLGGPLPRALGLPTVANPTVLASAASVEPTLSDKRESTWKGLRTRQDIPDVGYDGASLSGTVPSTAVDAALLEAVRKERGISSAGSDDMMEQLYDTYKGASRTIRRDILSVLGTTPQWEHLKNDPDYPVDWNACIGLADSCGSSASMGPYGFALQLLKSDLVTSVNMRATSISNASFDTHSATGVMMHTNFMRIAMESVGRICLEMSLTPSKSDPSRTLLDETLVYVYSDFGRTFPKRGSDHHPATCAILVGGGIQGNQMIGGYDERSDGSPMGLPVTLLEEGGERATRTPRSQDIAATVLNAFGLEPGKDFFIPGGFGVYDGVVRPG from the coding sequence ATGAAGCTCTCACGACGCAATCTCTTTCAGGCGGCCCTTGGGGCAGCGCAGGTGGGGCTCCTGGCTCGGTATGGGTTCCCCGCGGCGTCCGCGCAGGTGGGGCGCCACCGGCCCACGAAGCTGCTCGCCATCTGGCTGGACGGAGGGCTCCACTGGGAGACCTACTTCTCGCCGATGACTCGGGCGGGCATCAACAAGTACATCCCCCTGCCCACGGGCGGCTACCTGCCCTGGGGCTTCGTGCCCGAGCAGGTGGAGAACTACGACCGCTCACCGGTGGACCTGGATGCGCCCGGCGTGGTGCGCAAGCTGCGCGGGCCGGTGGCCTGGAACTGGGACAACCCCAAGGACACCAGCGGCATCCACCCCGGCTCGCAGGGCCAGCATCGCTACCGGCCCTATGGCTACGCGTGGGCCAATCCCAAGTACAAGCTCTACGAGAAGGCGGCCCTGCTCGTGGGCGCGGACCAGGGCACGGCCGCGCACCAGAGCGGCATCATCGCGAGCATGTCCGGCGTCGCGGGGGCGACGTTCCGCGCGCCCGCGGTGCACGGTGTCATCGCCAACGCGATGTACAAGCGCTTCCCGGACCGGCCCATCCCCAGCGTCAACCTGGGCGGGCCGCTGCCGCGCGCGCTGGGCCTGCCGACGGTGGCGAACCCCACGGTGCTGGCCTCGGCGGCCTCCGTGGAGCCGACGCTGTCCGACAAGCGCGAGAGCACCTGGAAGGGGCTGCGCACGCGCCAGGACATTCCCGACGTGGGCTATGACGGCGCGTCGCTGTCGGGGACGGTGCCTTCCACCGCGGTGGACGCGGCGCTGCTCGAGGCGGTGCGCAAGGAGCGCGGCATCTCCAGCGCGGGCTCCGACGACATGATGGAGCAGCTCTACGACACGTACAAAGGGGCCAGCCGGACCATCCGGCGCGACATCCTCAGCGTGCTCGGCACCACGCCGCAGTGGGAGCACCTCAAGAACGACCCGGACTATCCGGTGGACTGGAATGCGTGCATCGGCCTGGCGGACTCATGCGGTTCGTCGGCGTCCATGGGGCCGTATGGCTTCGCGCTCCAGTTGTTGAAGTCGGACCTGGTGACGTCCGTCAACATGCGCGCGACGAGCATCAGCAACGCCTCCTTCGACACGCACAGCGCGACGGGCGTGATGATGCACACCAACTTCATGCGCATCGCGATGGAGTCGGTGGGCCGCATCTGCCTGGAGATGAGCCTGACGCCCAGCAAGTCGGACCCGTCCCGCACGCTGCTGGATGAGACGCTGGTGTATGTCTACAGCGACTTCGGGCGGACGTTCCCCAAGCGCGGCAGCGACCACCACCCGGCGACGTGCGCCATCCTCGTGGGCGGGGGCATCCAGGGCAACCAGATGATTGGTGGCTATGACGAGCGGTCGGATGGCTCGCCCATGGGCCTGCCCGTGACGCTGCTGGAGGAGGGCGGCGAGCGCGCCACCCGCACGCCGCGTTCGCAGGACATCGCGGCGACCGTGCTCAACGCCTTCGGCCTGGAGCCTGGGAAGGACTTCTTCATCCCCGGTGGGTTCGGCGTCTACGACGGCGTCGTGCGGCCTGGGTGA
- a CDS encoding leucine-rich repeat domain-containing protein, translated as MAVKTAAWGREVSAREVWARVEEAGPPAWRERLAAWWKGVSQGEVLLHEGDLVADSLVVGPKSLVVSGSVRLEGLLEDGHQADHTLLVVLGDLEVENLATFSAIFVAGKVSIRGLLVGDSLGDDVFCVGGGLKARALVEAHHHIQVMGPLDVEVFVGNLLAASGAPRQKLEPHEALLKGAWTAEEEDEDGVVDSTLDRRGLVAMLRAGKPVLADVRLGPVEKAIAAAREKLAQGGKAPRLGLSLKKLKAVPEAVFSLTGLEGLTLDSNPIEELSPRIGELRSLRTLNLESLPLKALPDELCRLPALKTLSLRYCNHLARLPDAFDELGALEELYLDALGMETFPEVLTRLPKLKKLWWWRVNALKPEKVQALVAGIGRMPKLTHSGFFQGGLKVLPEDLSPLARLKQFKLGLDSIPEAEVQRLEKALPPGRLHVGY; from the coding sequence ATGGCGGTGAAGACGGCAGCGTGGGGGCGGGAGGTGTCCGCGCGGGAGGTCTGGGCTCGGGTCGAAGAGGCCGGGCCCCCCGCGTGGCGTGAGCGGCTCGCGGCGTGGTGGAAGGGCGTCTCGCAGGGGGAGGTCCTCCTGCATGAGGGGGACCTCGTGGCCGACTCGCTGGTGGTCGGCCCCAAGTCGCTGGTGGTCTCCGGGAGCGTCCGGCTCGAGGGCCTCCTGGAGGATGGTCATCAGGCGGACCACACGCTGCTGGTGGTGCTGGGGGACCTGGAGGTGGAGAACCTCGCGACGTTCTCCGCCATCTTCGTCGCGGGGAAGGTCTCGATCCGGGGCCTGCTCGTCGGCGATTCGCTGGGCGATGACGTCTTCTGCGTCGGCGGTGGGCTGAAGGCCCGGGCGCTCGTGGAGGCGCACCATCACATCCAGGTGATGGGCCCGCTGGATGTGGAGGTCTTCGTGGGGAACCTCCTCGCTGCCTCGGGGGCGCCTCGTCAGAAGCTGGAGCCTCACGAGGCCCTGCTGAAAGGGGCCTGGACGGCCGAGGAGGAGGACGAGGACGGCGTCGTGGACTCGACGCTGGACCGGCGGGGGTTGGTGGCGATGCTGCGCGCGGGAAAACCCGTGCTGGCGGATGTCCGGCTGGGGCCCGTGGAGAAGGCCATCGCCGCGGCGCGGGAGAAGCTGGCGCAGGGTGGGAAGGCGCCTCGGCTGGGGCTCTCGCTCAAGAAGCTGAAGGCCGTGCCGGAGGCGGTGTTCTCGCTCACGGGGCTGGAGGGACTGACGCTCGACTCGAACCCCATCGAGGAGCTCTCGCCGCGCATCGGTGAACTGCGCTCGCTCCGCACGCTCAACCTGGAGAGCCTGCCGTTGAAGGCGCTGCCCGACGAGCTGTGCCGGCTCCCCGCGCTCAAGACGTTGAGCCTGCGCTACTGCAACCACCTGGCGCGGCTTCCGGACGCGTTCGATGAGCTGGGGGCGCTGGAGGAGCTGTACCTGGATGCGCTGGGGATGGAGACCTTCCCCGAGGTGCTGACTCGCCTGCCGAAGCTCAAGAAGCTCTGGTGGTGGCGCGTCAACGCGCTGAAGCCGGAGAAGGTCCAGGCGTTGGTGGCGGGCATCGGCCGGATGCCGAAGCTCACCCACTCGGGCTTCTTCCAAGGGGGGCTGAAGGTGCTGCCGGAGGACTTGTCTCCGCTCGCGCGGCTCAAGCAGTTCAAGCTGGGGCTGGACTCGATTCCGGAGGCGGAGGTCCAGCGTCTGGAGAAGGCGCTCCCGCCCGGCCGGCTGCACGTGGGCTACTAA
- a CDS encoding FUSC family protein: protein MHRLWRHIRRFFQLQPGSPAWASGVRAALAVTIPYSFATLMGFKDAGWTGLTGLLVTLANPGGAYRGRARVMGAVTVLGALVGAGAALAGGRLWWDASLLLVGVFAMSFVRCYGDTAGSIGEKLAVIFVASLGAHAVGVDAALTRGGALLLGGGWAMLQSLVLWPVHPYRPSRRAIAYVYTSLAEGARDLATLSREGAPAEVWAATTTRHMPVRLKIERARETLAATRVGRSDESQRGEHLLVLLELSEQLLGVLFALAQSMEVASPERRLRAVREEVARVCDWYVAISDRVAAVAIAPDTVAVYWPRYPTNREELGQRGKWLRVVPVSVTELLTRLRSHTSAAQRAAMAMRRGDPVDLRDPESLLLVGERRPLLQPLWANLNSRSVVLRHALRAGTIASIALVLTRVMGLGEAYWVVLSAIGILQPYSANTEERALQRVTGTLLGGTLAAVIATGVGSPWVLILVIGVLTATSVSLLPLNFGAFQILLTPDFLLLATLSAGDWSVAENRALGVLVACVLALAGVWLLWPYPERRRFPDAVATVLRADGHYFRQVAASQDIREPRVGAARRALGLAMLDAEASFERLMAEYRGPAYRLEPAMALLTYSRRLAASVTALGEQKAVTPSSEVLDVVASKASGTLDALADSLREGKSPPPMPELPLRRIANDPVSGKLVERVPRQLEILHGAVEKLSVT, encoded by the coding sequence ATGCATCGTCTGTGGCGCCACATCCGGAGGTTCTTCCAGCTCCAGCCAGGCAGTCCCGCCTGGGCCTCGGGTGTCCGCGCGGCGCTGGCGGTCACCATCCCGTACTCGTTCGCCACGCTGATGGGCTTCAAGGACGCGGGGTGGACGGGGCTCACTGGCCTGCTCGTGACGCTGGCGAATCCAGGGGGCGCGTATCGCGGGCGGGCCCGGGTGATGGGCGCGGTGACGGTGCTGGGGGCGCTCGTGGGAGCTGGCGCCGCGTTGGCGGGAGGGCGGCTGTGGTGGGACGCCTCGCTGTTGTTGGTGGGGGTCTTCGCGATGTCCTTCGTGCGCTGCTATGGCGATACGGCGGGCTCCATCGGCGAGAAGCTCGCGGTGATCTTCGTGGCCTCGCTGGGGGCGCATGCGGTGGGCGTGGACGCGGCGCTGACTCGCGGGGGCGCGCTCCTGTTGGGAGGCGGCTGGGCGATGTTGCAGTCGCTGGTGCTCTGGCCGGTGCATCCGTATCGGCCCTCGCGCAGGGCCATCGCGTATGTGTACACGTCGCTCGCGGAGGGGGCTCGGGACCTGGCGACGCTGTCTCGCGAGGGGGCCCCGGCGGAGGTCTGGGCCGCGACGACGACGCGGCACATGCCGGTGCGGCTGAAGATAGAACGGGCGCGCGAGACGCTGGCCGCCACGCGCGTGGGGCGCTCGGATGAGTCGCAGCGCGGGGAGCACCTGCTCGTGCTGCTGGAGTTGAGCGAGCAGCTCTTGGGGGTGCTGTTCGCCCTGGCGCAGTCCATGGAGGTGGCGAGCCCCGAGCGGCGGCTGCGGGCGGTCCGGGAGGAAGTCGCGCGGGTGTGTGATTGGTATGTGGCGATATCGGACCGGGTGGCGGCGGTGGCCATCGCGCCGGACACGGTGGCGGTCTACTGGCCTCGCTATCCCACGAACCGCGAGGAGCTGGGGCAGCGCGGGAAGTGGCTGCGGGTGGTGCCCGTCTCGGTGACGGAGCTGCTCACCCGGCTGCGAAGCCACACGTCCGCGGCGCAGCGGGCCGCGATGGCCATGCGGCGAGGAGACCCGGTGGACCTGCGTGACCCCGAGTCGCTGCTGCTGGTGGGCGAGCGAAGGCCGTTGTTGCAGCCGCTGTGGGCGAACCTGAACTCGCGGTCCGTCGTGTTGCGCCATGCGCTGAGGGCGGGGACTATCGCCTCCATCGCGTTGGTGCTCACGCGGGTGATGGGGTTGGGGGAGGCGTACTGGGTGGTGCTGTCGGCCATCGGCATCCTCCAGCCGTACTCGGCGAACACGGAGGAGCGTGCGCTCCAGCGTGTCACGGGGACGCTGTTGGGCGGCACGCTCGCGGCGGTGATTGCGACGGGAGTGGGGTCGCCCTGGGTGTTGATTCTGGTGATTGGCGTGCTGACGGCGACGTCGGTGTCGCTGCTGCCGCTCAACTTCGGCGCGTTCCAGATTCTCCTCACGCCGGACTTCCTCCTGCTGGCGACGCTGAGCGCGGGGGATTGGTCCGTGGCGGAGAACCGGGCGCTGGGGGTGTTGGTGGCGTGTGTGCTCGCGCTCGCGGGGGTGTGGTTGCTGTGGCCTTATCCGGAGCGCCGGAGGTTCCCGGATGCGGTCGCGACGGTGCTGCGCGCGGATGGGCACTACTTCCGGCAGGTGGCGGCGAGCCAGGACATCCGGGAGCCTCGGGTGGGGGCGGCGAGGAGGGCGCTGGGCCTGGCGATGCTCGACGCGGAGGCGTCCTTCGAGCGGCTCATGGCCGAGTACCGAGGCCCCGCGTACCGACTGGAGCCCGCGATGGCGCTGCTCACGTACTCGCGGCGCCTGGCCGCGTCGGTGACGGCGCTGGGGGAGCAGAAGGCCGTCACCCCGTCATCGGAGGTGCTCGACGTGGTGGCGAGCAAGGCGAGCGGGACCTTGGACGCGCTCGCGGATTCGCTGCGGGAAGGGAAGTCCCCTCCGCCGATGCCCGAGCTGCCTTTGCGCCGCATCGCCAATGACCCGGTGTCGGGGAAGCTGGTGGAGCGTGTGCCTCGCCAGCTCGAAATCCTCCATGGCGCGGTGGAGAAGCTCTCGGTGACCTGA
- a CDS encoding SGNH/GDSL hydrolase family protein has translation MNRHGLRGVVASVLLGWCVASAFAVPAAPNWLPAFTAPMHPSASGLEPGDLAGPSFKNQTVRMFVRPTLAGPRLRLVLSNQYGTAPLRVEAVRVALRVGGNAIDPSTDREVRFSGASVVVIPPGRTATSEPISLAVDGRRDVAVSLFFLERSGAVSWHLQGTRTTAVSATGNQTAARTFEPALTTRGLYFLAAVHVDAAPDASLVVAFGDSITDGAGSTVDLETSWPARLFHRLSTRGGKPVGVLNAGLGGNRLLSDGYGPKGLHRFERDVLAQRGVKAVILLEGINDIGRAPPGGLDAARIIEGYRQLIQRARDKGLKVYGGTLTPMAGHAYFTPEHEALREAVNAWIRGSGAFDAVVDFEAAVRDPAHPDAMPASLTVDGLHPNDLGYEGMAQAIDLRLLE, from the coding sequence ATGAACCGGCACGGACTTCGTGGGGTGGTGGCCAGTGTGTTGCTGGGATGGTGCGTGGCCTCGGCCTTCGCGGTGCCAGCGGCGCCGAACTGGCTGCCGGCCTTCACCGCGCCGATGCACCCGTCCGCTTCGGGCCTGGAGCCTGGAGACCTCGCGGGGCCGAGCTTCAAGAACCAGACGGTGCGCATGTTCGTGCGCCCCACGCTCGCGGGCCCTCGGCTGCGACTGGTGCTGAGCAACCAGTACGGCACGGCGCCTCTTCGCGTGGAAGCCGTGCGCGTGGCCTTGCGGGTCGGGGGCAACGCCATCGACCCCTCGACGGACCGGGAGGTTCGCTTCAGCGGGGCCTCGGTCGTCGTCATCCCTCCCGGCCGGACCGCCACCAGCGAGCCCATCTCCCTCGCCGTCGATGGCCGCCGTGATGTCGCCGTCTCTCTCTTCTTCCTGGAGCGCTCGGGCGCGGTGTCCTGGCACCTCCAGGGGACTCGGACGACCGCTGTCTCCGCGACAGGCAACCAGACCGCGGCGAGGACCTTCGAGCCCGCGCTCACCACCCGCGGCCTCTACTTCCTCGCCGCCGTGCACGTGGACGCGGCCCCGGACGCATCGCTCGTCGTGGCGTTCGGTGACTCCATCACCGATGGCGCGGGCAGCACCGTGGACCTGGAGACCTCATGGCCCGCCCGGCTGTTCCACCGGCTCTCCACACGAGGCGGCAAGCCCGTGGGTGTCCTCAACGCGGGCCTCGGAGGCAACCGCCTCCTGAGCGACGGCTACGGCCCCAAGGGACTGCACCGCTTCGAACGCGACGTGCTCGCCCAGCGCGGCGTCAAGGCCGTCATCCTCCTGGAAGGCATCAACGACATCGGCCGCGCGCCACCTGGAGGCCTGGACGCCGCGCGCATCATCGAGGGCTACCGGCAGCTCATCCAGCGCGCTCGGGACAAGGGCCTGAAGGTGTACGGCGGCACGCTGACGCCCATGGCCGGCCACGCCTACTTCACCCCGGAGCACGAGGCCCTGCGCGAGGCCGTGAACGCCTGGATTCGCGGCTCGGGTGCCTTCGACGCGGTGGTGGACTTCGAGGCGGCGGTGAGAGACCCCGCCCACCCCGATGCCATGCCCGCGTCCCTGACGGTGGACGGCCTGCATCCCAATGACCTGGGCTACGAGGGCATGGCCCAGGCCATCGACCTTCGACTGCTGGAGTGA
- a CDS encoding fatty acid desaturase family protein, with translation MTLFRHPRDRIPVLLFLIAFALDLTVFFTATSWWFPILWLGLGIIPKGWISAWNHHHQHVTMFRHALPNRLLEVVFAFQTGVTSHAWFLHHVLGHHRNYLDQTKDEAGWKRQDGSTMGEVEFSLFNMVVAYPRAFRVGLAHPRVLRIFLAMGALQVALLGGLFWLNWYNALWVFLLPMAVSLYVTIWATYFHHVDLDTPVHAEASYNILHRGYNLMTGNLGYHTAHHVKHGLHWSQLPELHAQLAKDIPATHYRMPGIPFVWSTPEAKIEPGETQLGAAAP, from the coding sequence ATGACCTTGTTTCGACACCCCCGAGACCGCATCCCTGTCCTGTTGTTCCTCATCGCGTTCGCGCTGGACCTCACGGTCTTCTTCACGGCGACCAGTTGGTGGTTCCCCATCCTGTGGCTGGGCCTGGGCATCATCCCCAAGGGGTGGATCAGCGCGTGGAACCACCACCACCAGCACGTGACGATGTTCCGCCACGCGCTGCCCAACCGCCTGCTGGAGGTGGTGTTCGCGTTCCAGACGGGGGTGACGTCCCATGCGTGGTTCCTGCACCACGTGCTGGGCCACCACCGGAACTACCTGGACCAGACGAAGGACGAGGCGGGCTGGAAGCGCCAGGATGGCAGCACCATGGGCGAGGTGGAGTTCTCCCTCTTCAACATGGTGGTGGCCTATCCGCGCGCGTTCCGCGTGGGACTGGCGCACCCGCGCGTCCTGCGCATCTTCCTGGCGATGGGCGCGCTCCAGGTGGCGCTGCTCGGGGGCCTGTTCTGGCTCAACTGGTACAACGCGCTCTGGGTGTTCCTGCTCCCCATGGCGGTGTCGCTGTACGTCACCATCTGGGCCACGTACTTCCACCACGTGGACCTCGACACCCCGGTGCACGCGGAGGCCTCGTACAACATCCTTCACCGGGGCTACAACCTGATGACCGGCAACCTGGGCTACCACACCGCGCACCATGTGAAGCATGGGCTGCACTGGTCCCAGCTCCCGGAGCTGCACGCGCAGCTCGCCAAGGACATCCCCGCCACGCACTACCGCATGCCGGGCATTCCGTTCGTGTGGTCCACCCCGGAGGCGAAGATCGAGCCGGGGGAGACGCAGCTCGGGGCCGCCGCGCCGTAG
- a CDS encoding cytochrome P450: protein MPNLLSRGLFNLFFGSRRKPLASLPGPPPGILGNLGDFLGAPPWDVCAHYARTHGPVAVAWLGPSPALVLNDPAVIHEVMETRRLEFEKGNIGTQIRHSVTDDTPFIADQGADWARKHAMDPLAQPWTPAWQAAQVEPMRAALEESVEALLREPSLDLALALRKLTFDVFCVATVGEKLPTSVYDDFILLAAAADARIQAKLPLRFVSPPKGFAAAKERFYGLFADKIRAARQAPSAHRVDLMSWTLREMPDFDDRVHAHLLGGFFFGGVFSSSTTLTGAVHQLQKYPAVEERLAKESAALMRVPLDFERLKGGSWGEAVAFEALRILPAVRVFLRRSPLAPTQLVGVTLPPGMTLMISNQHLHRDPSHWVQPEVFDPERWLNGGAARNPLGSGHFFPFGRGPRACVAGDFAMVYLRTALATLFARVRIQVDSTEPFEEGFFFGVVLPKGVTGKFVARQRATDSTPMGAPPSSAVESA, encoded by the coding sequence TTGCCGAACCTGCTCTCTCGCGGCCTGTTCAACCTGTTCTTCGGTTCTCGCCGCAAGCCGCTCGCCAGCCTGCCGGGCCCGCCCCCGGGCATCTTGGGCAACCTGGGGGACTTCCTGGGTGCGCCACCGTGGGATGTCTGCGCCCACTACGCTCGGACCCATGGGCCCGTCGCCGTCGCGTGGCTGGGTCCCTCGCCCGCCCTGGTGCTCAACGACCCCGCGGTCATCCATGAGGTGATGGAGACGCGGCGCCTGGAGTTCGAGAAGGGGAACATCGGCACCCAGATTCGCCACTCCGTCACGGACGACACGCCCTTCATCGCGGACCAGGGGGCGGACTGGGCCCGCAAGCACGCCATGGACCCGCTGGCGCAGCCGTGGACCCCCGCGTGGCAGGCGGCCCAGGTGGAGCCCATGCGGGCGGCCCTCGAGGAGTCCGTGGAGGCGCTGCTGCGAGAGCCCTCGCTCGACCTGGCGCTCGCGCTGCGCAAGCTGACGTTCGACGTGTTCTGCGTGGCCACGGTGGGCGAGAAGCTGCCCACGTCCGTCTACGACGACTTCATCCTGCTGGCGGCGGCGGCGGATGCGCGCATCCAGGCCAAGCTGCCGCTGCGGTTCGTCTCGCCGCCCAAGGGCTTCGCCGCCGCGAAGGAGCGCTTCTACGGGCTGTTCGCGGACAAGATTCGCGCGGCGAGACAGGCCCCCTCTGCGCACCGCGTGGACCTGATGTCCTGGACGCTGCGCGAGATGCCCGACTTCGACGACCGGGTCCACGCCCACCTGCTGGGCGGGTTCTTCTTCGGCGGCGTCTTCTCCTCCAGCACCACGCTGACGGGCGCCGTCCACCAGCTCCAGAAGTACCCCGCCGTCGAGGAGCGGCTGGCGAAGGAGTCCGCCGCGCTGATGCGGGTGCCGCTCGACTTCGAGCGCCTGAAGGGTGGGAGCTGGGGCGAGGCGGTGGCCTTCGAGGCGCTGCGCATCCTGCCGGCGGTGCGCGTCTTCCTGCGCCGATCTCCTCTCGCGCCGACCCAGCTCGTGGGGGTCACGCTGCCGCCCGGCATGACGCTGATGATCTCCAACCAGCACCTGCACCGGGACCCCTCCCACTGGGTCCAGCCCGAGGTGTTCGACCCGGAGCGTTGGCTGAACGGCGGCGCGGCCCGGAATCCGCTGGGCAGTGGCCACTTCTTCCCCTTCGGCCGAGGCCCTCGTGCCTGCGTCGCCGGGGACTTCGCGATGGTGTACCTGCGCACGGCGCTGGCCACCCTCTTTGCCCGTGTGCGCATCCAGGTCGACTCGACGGAGCCCTTCGAGGAGGGCTTCTTCTTCGGCGTGGTGCTGCCCAAGGGCGTCACCGGAAAGTTCGTCGCGCGCCAGCGCGCCACTGACAGCACCCCCATGGGAGCCCCTCCCTCCTCCGCCGTGGAATCCGCATGA
- a CDS encoding lipoxygenase family protein: protein MMAAYTLTIRTNGKLGAGTDANISVVLVGTHGDSEPHVLDLPFHNDFEAGSEDEYTVFCEDVGDLVALRFFNAGGVTADWLLDWVRVTEGEKQWRFPFFRWVLSGATAEVLEGTAKLARDVGSERESVARRAQLDARKQMYPWRPAEATEGLPGALDISEAHPLPKDELYRGLTQGSYEVVIAKTLAAIQLHLPMLTQTWNGLVNVFDFFKSLEVPQLAGRWKDDLEFARQAVQGINPLHITLVPKLPQGMSLTDDDVRGLLTPGTSLAQALDARRIFLLDFEILDDIPMYRKVDEEGLEERRWAPASRCLLYLDDQRHLRPLAIQLGGDATSHPVFTPNDSEADWLAAKVYVRCSEGNTHQMVSHALRTHFVAEPFVMATMRNLPDPHPVYKLLRRHFRYTLAINEGARKGLLSAGGVFDDFIATGGPDKGHLQLGKKGYTRWTLEDNKPRLDLQRRGVLDASILPDYPYRDDALPLWDAFEEYVGAVLRHFYRTDADLEGDAEMQHWWKDLTQRGLPVEKLPCRELRRVSDLADILTTVLFTVSVQHAAVNYLQYEHYAFVPNAPLCMRQEPPREKGVLRSEDLTAMIPTKTQMLWQIAIGRALSSFGDDEEYLLPQDGWHEEYFQEPELTVIRERFQERLRTQLAAVKARNANAAVPYTVLCPDKIPCGITV, encoded by the coding sequence ATGATGGCTGCGTACACGCTCACGATTCGGACGAATGGAAAGCTCGGCGCGGGGACGGATGCGAACATCTCCGTCGTCCTGGTCGGCACGCACGGCGACAGCGAGCCGCACGTGCTGGACCTCCCCTTCCACAATGACTTCGAGGCGGGCTCGGAGGACGAGTACACCGTCTTCTGCGAGGACGTCGGGGACCTGGTGGCGCTGCGCTTCTTCAACGCGGGAGGCGTCACGGCGGACTGGCTGCTCGACTGGGTCCGCGTGACGGAGGGCGAGAAGCAGTGGCGCTTTCCCTTCTTCCGCTGGGTGCTGAGCGGCGCCACGGCGGAGGTACTCGAGGGCACCGCGAAGCTCGCGCGCGACGTGGGCAGCGAGCGGGAGTCGGTGGCGCGGCGCGCGCAACTCGACGCCCGCAAGCAGATGTACCCCTGGCGTCCGGCGGAGGCGACCGAGGGCCTTCCCGGCGCGCTCGACATCAGCGAGGCGCACCCCTTGCCGAAGGACGAGCTCTACCGGGGGCTGACGCAAGGCAGCTACGAGGTCGTCATCGCCAAGACGCTGGCGGCCATCCAGCTGCACCTGCCCATGCTGACGCAGACGTGGAACGGGCTGGTGAACGTCTTCGACTTCTTCAAGAGCCTGGAGGTCCCCCAGCTCGCCGGGCGCTGGAAGGACGACCTGGAGTTCGCGCGCCAGGCGGTCCAGGGCATCAACCCGCTCCACATCACCCTGGTCCCCAAGCTGCCCCAGGGCATGTCCCTGACGGATGACGACGTGCGGGGCCTCCTGACCCCGGGCACCTCGCTGGCCCAGGCGCTCGACGCCCGGCGCATCTTCCTGCTCGACTTCGAGATTCTCGACGACATCCCCATGTACCGGAAGGTGGACGAGGAGGGCCTCGAGGAGCGCCGCTGGGCCCCGGCCTCGCGCTGCCTGCTGTACCTGGATGACCAGCGGCACCTGCGCCCCCTCGCCATCCAGCTGGGCGGGGATGCCACGAGCCACCCCGTCTTCACGCCCAACGACAGCGAGGCCGACTGGCTGGCGGCGAAGGTCTACGTGCGCTGCAGCGAGGGCAACACGCACCAGATGGTGAGCCACGCGCTGCGCACGCACTTCGTCGCGGAGCCGTTCGTCATGGCGACGATGCGCAACCTCCCGGACCCGCACCCCGTCTACAAGCTGCTGCGCCGCCACTTCCGCTACACGCTCGCCATCAACGAGGGCGCCCGGAAGGGACTGCTCTCCGCCGGCGGCGTGTTCGACGACTTCATCGCCACGGGAGGGCCGGACAAGGGCCACCTCCAGCTCGGCAAGAAGGGCTACACGCGCTGGACCCTGGAGGACAACAAGCCCCGTCTGGACCTCCAGCGTCGAGGCGTCCTGGACGCGTCCATCCTCCCCGACTACCCGTACCGCGACGACGCCCTGCCCCTGTGGGACGCGTTCGAGGAGTACGTGGGCGCGGTGCTCCGCCACTTCTACCGGACCGACGCCGACCTGGAGGGCGACGCCGAGATGCAGCACTGGTGGAAGGACCTCACCCAGCGCGGCCTGCCCGTCGAGAAGCTGCCGTGCCGGGAGCTGCGCCGGGTGAGCGACCTGGCGGACATCCTCACCACCGTGCTCTTCACTGTCAGCGTCCAGCACGCCGCGGTGAACTACTTGCAGTATGAGCACTACGCCTTCGTGCCCAATGCCCCCCTGTGCATGCGCCAGGAGCCGCCCAGGGAGAAGGGGGTCCTTCGCTCGGAAGACCTCACCGCGATGATTCCCACGAAGACCCAGATGCTCTGGCAGATTGCCATTGGCCGGGCCCTCTCCAGCTTTGGAGATGACGAGGAGTACCTCTTGCCCCAGGATGGCTGGCACGAAGAGTACTTCCAGGAGCCCGAGCTGACAGTCATTCGCGAGCGTTTCCAGGAGCGGCTGCGCACCCAGCTCGCGGCGGTGAAAGCCCGCAATGCGAACGCCGCGGTTCCGTACACCGTCCTGTGCCCTGACAAGATTCCCTGCGGCATCACCGTCTGA